In Oscillatoria acuminata PCC 6304, a single window of DNA contains:
- a CDS encoding non-ribosomal peptide synthetase — MGRELIARAGQYNMSEQLTTGCIHQQFEVQVKSTPDATAILCAGASLTYEALNHRANQLAHYLKSLGVGPEVLVAICLDRSIEMAVGLLAILKAGGAYVPLDPGYPRDRLAFMLEHSQAGFLLTHSQLRNKLSDHQAQVICLDQESAKIARFSDQNPVSAGSADHLAYIIYTSGSTGQPKGVAVEHGAVLNTLVDINDRFQIGPGDRVLAVSSLCFDLSVYDIFGLLIAGGTVVMPNPSPTPDPHHWGEVMVQQQITVWNSAPALLQMLIDATSGQPDPLPASLGVVLLSGDWIPLSLPEQIKALVSGVQVIGLGGATEASIWSILYPIETIDPSWKSIPYGQAMRNQSFYVLDEALQPCPEGVPGELYIGGVGLARCYWRDEAKTESRFITHPQTSERLYCTGDLGSYRSDGNIEFIGRIDNQVKIRGFRIELGEIEAVLNQHPDVRQAVVIDREDVPGSKRLVAYILSTVMPDRLPYLSEALAEDANHHPVSIQTEDFSTGGMAVVGLPQNWRAQQRIRLWVQLPGSSEPGWFSGQIAWCRGNKAGVQFELNPEEAAIVATGFNHLLETAGFYTLWQRTVSENLRRFLGEKLPEYMIPSSFVFLDHFPLTPNGKVNRQALPQPKSNAWIVQEDAGAPRTPIEQVVADIWAEVLSLERVGVHDNFLELGGHSLLATQIVSRVREAFQCNLPLRAMFNAPTVAQLAKQLESLRQEELGGPGGAIAPVQRDRLLPASFAQEQLWFLHQWEPQIPMYNEPVTLYLRGPVDLGALNRSVNEIIRRHESLRTTFQAVDGQPVQVIHQALKLSLNVITLQGLSESQREAQALQIATTEARKPFDLSKGPLVRATLIQLSETDSRLFLTLHHIIMDAVSLYQVFLPELAALYQAFKTGKSSPLPEVTLQYADFAVWQRQSLPGEVLEGQMAYWTKQLAHLPPLQLPTDRPSSGRETFQGAKQYMTLSPALTEALKALSMRSGVTLFTLLLTAFKTLLYRYSQQEDICVGTVSAGRDRPEIEKVIGYFLNTLVLRTDLSGNPRFQDLLSRVEEVCLLALAHQDLPFSHIVRTLQPKRQGSQNPLVQVLFVLQPPTSTNALGWTLDQLDVDTGTAKLDLSVQLEERGERIVGYWEYNTQLFEAATIARAIGHFQTLLEEIVAHPEQRISELSLITPQERAQILRWNQTEVDYPRTDCIHQRFEAQVDQTPDAVAVVFEDQHLTYGELNHRANQLAHHLQTLGVGPEVLVGLCVDRSLELVIGVLGILKAGGAYLPLDPDYPSERLAFMLADTGVRLLLTQEDFCPRLMEQPVQLVCLDRDWGEIAPQSRENPGVPMSSDNLAYVIYTSGSTGQPKGVMLAHQGLCNLAQAQIQIFELSGDSHVLQFASISFDASVWEMLMAWMSGATLYLIQKACLLSGSALVEQIRRHQITTVTLPPSILTMLPQEEVKTLQTIIVAGETCSPDLVSQWATGRRFFNAYGPTESTVCATVAEAVPNHQSPPIGRAIANTQVYILDAQMQLLPIGVPGELYIGGDGLARGYLNRPDLTGDRFVANPFSAQPGARLYKTGDLARYLPDGNLEFLGRIDHQVKIRGLRIELGEIEAVLTRHPDVQAATVIVREDIPQDQRLIAYIVSLSMPDRVPYQGDCWVELSGNDPVQVQSKNLSRSGMGIVGLSPCQPGTPVRLRFGPANPFESEWVTGQVAWSDDKEAGIEFNLTPADQQRLQGLFESLLDQQGFSQLLQRTHAGTLRRYLQEHLPAYMVPSSFLFLKALPLTLNGKVNRKALPKPEAGRLDGEEPYLPPKSEMEQAVASIWQEVLHLEQVGIQDNFFDLGGHSLSMAQVQNQLRERVDVTISLVELFQYPTIATLSEQLLNLRSPVDPQSTLTHESEGLPDRGDRRPDSSLSRAQKQKAALSRQKQSRQTRGHHNG, encoded by the coding sequence ATGGGCAGAGAATTAATCGCAAGGGCAGGTCAGTATAACATGAGCGAACAGCTTACAACAGGGTGTATTCATCAACAATTTGAGGTTCAGGTTAAGTCTACTCCGGATGCAACAGCTATCCTCTGTGCCGGGGCTTCCTTAACTTATGAAGCACTCAACCATCGGGCAAACCAACTCGCCCATTATCTAAAAAGTTTGGGCGTGGGGCCAGAGGTGCTGGTCGCCATCTGCCTCGATCGCTCCATTGAGATGGCAGTCGGACTGTTAGCCATTCTCAAAGCTGGGGGTGCCTACGTTCCTCTGGATCCGGGCTATCCCCGAGACCGGCTGGCCTTTATGCTAGAGCATAGCCAAGCCGGTTTTTTACTCACCCACAGTCAACTGAGGAACAAACTATCGGACCATCAGGCGCAGGTAATTTGTTTGGATCAAGAGTCGGCCAAAATTGCCAGGTTTAGCGACCAAAATCCCGTCAGTGCCGGGAGTGCGGATCACCTAGCCTATATTATCTACACCTCCGGTTCTACAGGACAACCGAAAGGGGTGGCAGTCGAGCATGGGGCCGTCCTCAATACCTTGGTGGATATCAACGATCGCTTTCAAATTGGCCCGGGCGATCGGGTCTTAGCCGTCTCCTCCCTCTGTTTTGACCTTTCCGTTTATGATATTTTCGGCCTGTTAATCGCCGGTGGCACCGTGGTGATGCCCAACCCTTCACCCACGCCGGACCCTCACCACTGGGGCGAAGTGATGGTGCAACAACAGATTACGGTTTGGAACTCGGCACCCGCCTTGTTGCAAATGCTAATTGATGCCACTAGCGGCCAACCGGACCCTCTGCCTGCCTCCTTGGGAGTCGTCCTCCTCAGCGGCGATTGGATTCCCCTGAGCTTGCCAGAACAAATCAAAGCCTTGGTTTCTGGAGTCCAGGTAATTGGACTCGGAGGTGCAACGGAAGCCTCAATATGGTCAATTCTTTATCCCATCGAAACCATTGACCCCAGTTGGAAAAGCATCCCCTACGGACAGGCGATGAGAAACCAGAGTTTCTATGTCTTAGATGAAGCATTGCAACCCTGTCCTGAAGGAGTACCCGGAGAGCTTTATATCGGCGGAGTGGGATTAGCGCGGTGCTACTGGCGGGATGAAGCCAAAACCGAGTCCCGCTTCATTACTCATCCCCAGACATCCGAGCGTCTCTACTGTACCGGAGATTTGGGCAGCTACCGCAGCGATGGGAATATTGAGTTTATTGGACGCATCGATAATCAGGTAAAAATTCGGGGATTCCGGATTGAACTGGGGGAAATCGAAGCGGTCCTTAACCAACATCCCGATGTCCGGCAAGCGGTGGTGATCGATCGCGAAGATGTCCCGGGTAGTAAACGCTTGGTGGCTTATATCCTCAGTACAGTCATGCCCGATCGCCTGCCTTACCTCAGTGAAGCCCTGGCAGAAGATGCGAATCACCACCCAGTCTCGATTCAGACGGAAGATTTCTCCACAGGTGGCATGGCGGTGGTGGGATTGCCTCAAAATTGGCGAGCCCAGCAACGGATCCGCCTTTGGGTGCAGTTACCGGGGAGTTCAGAACCCGGTTGGTTTTCGGGACAGATTGCCTGGTGTCGAGGCAACAAAGCGGGGGTTCAATTTGAACTGAACCCGGAGGAAGCGGCGATCGTTGCCACCGGCTTTAACCATCTGTTAGAAACGGCTGGATTTTATACGCTGTGGCAACGCACAGTATCTGAGAATTTGCGCCGATTCCTCGGGGAAAAGCTGCCGGAGTATATGATCCCATCTAGCTTTGTATTCTTGGATCATTTCCCCCTAACTCCGAATGGGAAAGTGAATCGCCAAGCGCTACCGCAACCGAAATCCAATGCTTGGATAGTCCAGGAGGATGCCGGTGCACCCCGTACCCCCATTGAGCAAGTGGTGGCGGATATCTGGGCTGAAGTGCTGAGTCTGGAGCGGGTGGGGGTTCATGATAACTTTTTAGAATTGGGGGGACATTCTCTGCTGGCGACCCAGATTGTCTCGCGGGTGCGGGAAGCGTTCCAATGTAATTTACCCCTGCGAGCGATGTTTAATGCGCCGACGGTGGCGCAACTGGCGAAACAGTTGGAAAGCCTTCGTCAAGAAGAATTGGGGGGGCCAGGGGGGGCGATCGCCCCGGTTCAGCGCGATCGGCTATTACCGGCATCCTTTGCTCAGGAGCAACTGTGGTTTCTGCATCAATGGGAACCCCAGATTCCGATGTACAACGAACCCGTGACGCTGTATCTGAGGGGACCCGTTGACCTAGGGGCACTCAATCGCAGTGTTAACGAAATCATCCGGCGTCACGAAAGCCTCAGAACCACATTTCAAGCGGTGGATGGACAGCCAGTGCAGGTGATTCATCAAGCCTTAAAATTATCCCTGAACGTGATTACCCTGCAAGGGCTGTCTGAGTCTCAACGGGAGGCACAAGCCCTACAGATTGCCACCACAGAAGCGCGTAAACCCTTTGACCTGAGCAAAGGTCCGTTGGTTCGTGCCACTTTGATCCAACTCAGTGAGACCGACTCCCGATTATTTCTAACCCTGCATCACATTATTATGGATGCTGTCTCGCTCTACCAGGTGTTTCTACCGGAACTGGCCGCACTTTACCAAGCCTTCAAAACTGGGAAATCTTCCCCCCTGCCGGAAGTGACCCTCCAGTATGCGGACTTTGCGGTGTGGCAACGACAATCTCTTCCCGGAGAGGTCCTAGAGGGCCAGATGGCTTATTGGACGAAGCAGCTTGCCCATTTGCCCCCCTTACAACTGCCGACGGACCGACCCTCTTCTGGACGAGAGACCTTTCAGGGGGCGAAACAATATATGACCCTCTCCCCAGCCCTAACTGAGGCCCTCAAAGCCTTGAGTATGAGGTCAGGGGTGACGTTATTCACCCTGTTGCTGACGGCGTTCAAAACGTTGCTCTACCGTTATAGCCAACAGGAGGATATCTGTGTGGGGACGGTCAGCGCTGGTCGCGATCGCCCCGAAATCGAGAAGGTGATAGGGTATTTTCTCAATACCCTGGTTCTGCGAACGGACCTATCGGGTAATCCCCGATTTCAAGACTTGCTCTCCCGAGTCGAGGAGGTCTGTTTGCTGGCCCTAGCGCACCAAGATCTGCCATTCTCTCACATTGTCAGAACATTACAGCCCAAACGTCAGGGAAGTCAAAATCCCTTAGTCCAAGTGCTGTTTGTCCTGCAACCTCCAACCTCCACCAATGCTCTGGGGTGGACTTTGGACCAACTTGATGTGGATACGGGCACCGCCAAACTGGATTTATCCGTTCAACTGGAAGAACGGGGGGAGAGAATTGTCGGGTATTGGGAATATAACACGCAATTATTTGAGGCAGCAACGATCGCCCGGGCGATCGGTCATTTTCAGACTTTACTCGAAGAGATTGTCGCCCATCCCGAACAGCGCATCAGCGAGTTATCCCTGATTACACCCCAAGAACGAGCGCAAATTTTGCGCTGGAATCAAACCGAGGTGGATTATCCGCGAACTGACTGTATTCATCAGCGGTTTGAAGCTCAAGTTGACCAGACTCCCGATGCGGTTGCGGTGGTATTTGAGGACCAACACCTCACCTATGGCGAACTCAACCACCGCGCCAATCAACTCGCTCACCATTTGCAAACCCTCGGGGTAGGACCGGAGGTGCTTGTGGGGTTATGTGTGGACCGTTCTTTAGAATTGGTGATTGGAGTTCTGGGCATTTTAAAGGCGGGAGGCGCTTATTTGCCCTTAGATCCGGACTATCCCTCGGAGCGGTTGGCGTTCATGTTAGCAGATACCGGAGTGCGGCTGTTGTTAACCCAGGAGGACTTTTGTCCACGCCTGATGGAACAGCCAGTGCAGTTAGTCTGCCTGGATCGGGATTGGGGAGAGATTGCTCCACAGAGTCGGGAGAATCCCGGGGTGCCGATGAGTTCTGATAATTTGGCCTATGTGATTTATACGTCTGGTTCCACAGGTCAACCCAAGGGAGTGATGTTAGCACATCAAGGGTTATGTAACTTGGCTCAAGCCCAAATTCAGATCTTTGAACTCTCCGGGGATAGTCATGTTCTCCAATTTGCCTCGATCAGCTTTGATGCGTCTGTTTGGGAAATGCTCATGGCTTGGATGTCCGGTGCAACGCTGTATTTAATCCAGAAAGCCTGTCTGCTTTCCGGTTCGGCGTTAGTCGAGCAAATCCGTCGCCACCAAATTACCACGGTGACTTTGCCTCCCTCAATTTTGACAATGCTGCCTCAGGAGGAGGTGAAGACGTTGCAGACGATTATTGTGGCGGGGGAAACTTGTTCTCCTGATTTAGTCTCTCAATGGGCGACAGGACGACGATTTTTTAATGCTTACGGACCAACGGAATCCACAGTTTGTGCGACGGTGGCTGAAGCGGTGCCGAATCACCAATCTCCCCCGATTGGGCGGGCGATCGCCAATACCCAGGTGTATATTCTGGATGCTCAGATGCAATTGTTGCCGATTGGCGTTCCGGGAGAACTGTATATTGGCGGGGATGGACTGGCCCGGGGTTATCTGAACCGACCGGATTTGACCGGCGATCGCTTTGTGGCGAACCCATTTAGCGCGCAACCGGGGGCGCGTTTGTATAAAACTGGCGACCTGGCTCGGTATTTACCTGATGGGAATTTGGAATTCCTCGGACGCATTGACCATCAGGTGAAAATTCGGGGACTGCGGATTGAACTGGGAGAAATTGAAGCAGTCCTGACGCGACACCCGGATGTGCAAGCGGCAACGGTGATTGTGCGCGAGGATATCCCCCAGGATCAGCGGTTGATTGCTTATATTGTCTCGCTCTCAATGCCCGATCGCGTGCCGTACCAGGGGGACTGTTGGGTTGAGTTATCCGGCAATGACCCCGTTCAAGTCCAAAGTAAAAATCTCTCCCGCAGTGGAATGGGGATAGTCGGACTCTCCCCTTGTCAACCGGGTACTCCAGTTCGCCTGCGTTTCGGTCCTGCGAACCCGTTTGAGAGTGAGTGGGTGACTGGACAGGTGGCTTGGTCTGATGACAAGGAGGCGGGAATAGAGTTCAATCTCACACCCGCTGATCAGCAACGACTTCAGGGACTATTCGAGTCGCTGTTGGACCAGCAGGGATTCTCTCAACTGCTCCAACGGACTCATGCGGGGACTCTGCGGCGCTATCTCCAGGAACATCTCCCGGCTTATATGGTGCCTTCGAGTTTCCTGTTCCTAAAGGCGCTACCTCTAACTTTGAACGGTAAAGTCAATCGGAAGGCACTGCCTAAACCGGAAGCGGGGCGTCTGGATGGCGAAGAACCGTATCTGCCGCCTAAAAGTGAGATGGAACAAGCAGTCGCCTCAATTTGGCAAGAAGTGCTGCACTTAGAACAAGTGGGAATCCAGGATAACTTTTTCGACCTGGGGGGACATTCCTTGAGTATGGCCCAGGTTCAGAACCAGTTGCGGGAACGGGTCGATGTCACTATCTCCCTGGTAGAACTGTTCCAATATCCGACGATCGCCACCTTGTCAGAACAGTTGCTCAATCTGCGGTCCCCGGTTGATCCCCAGTCCACTCTTACTCACGAATCAGAAGGGTTACCGGACCGGGGCGATCGCCGCCCCGATAGCTCACTTTCCCGCGCTCAGAAGCAAAAAGCAGCGCTCTCTCGCCAAAAACAATCCAGACAGACTCGGGGGCATCACAATGGATAA
- a CDS encoding type I polyketide synthase has translation MDNQNSLDSSVPGIAIIGMTGRFPGAKTLEEFWDNLRNGVESIAVLSEEELLASSLAAEQVQHPNYVKAKGVLDDVEWFDASFFGLTPKDAEITDPQHRFFLECAWEALEHSGYNPENYPGLIGVYAGSGGGLKSYLFKNLYLNPQIQTCTSEYQLSIANEKDFLPSKLSYKLKLTGPSVAVQTACSTSLVAVSMACQSLLTYQCDMALAGGVAMTFPQKEGYLYQPGMILSPDGHCRAFDANAKGTVSGNGLGIVVLKRLEEAIADGDFIHAVIRGSAINNDGGLKVGYTAPSIEGQAEAIAQAQAVAEVDPETITYIEAHGTGTPLGDPIEIAALTEVFSRHTDKTGFCAVGSVKTNIGHLDTAAGIAGLIKTVLALKHQQIPPSLHFQQPNPQINFETSPFYVNATLTDWKTNGTPRRAGVSSFGIGGTNAHVILEEAPVRPRQDPGSSGVGLTPHLLLLSAKTPSALNRATANLAAHLRANPEVNLADVAYTLAVGRKAFPYRRRVVAATVEEAIARLEAVDSQPVITPVPDKGDRPVVFLFSGQGTQYIKMAQELYHTQPRFQGEIDRCCQLLQPLIGLDLREILYPPDATVAEATTQLKQTAITQPALFTIEYALAQLWTSWGIQPVAAIGHSIGEYVAACIAGVFSLEDALSLVAKRGQLMQQMPPGSMVAVPLPESELQPFLNSDLSLALINGPGNCVVSGPVEAVQRCQQQLSDRAIECRTLHTSHAFHSPMMEPMLPAFTAAVQQVTLNSPKIPYISNVTGTWITPSQATNPDYWAQHLRQTVRFAEGLATLFKQSDWGLLEVGPGRSLTTLAKRHPNKGKDALILSSLRHPQDEQSDLNLLFTGLGQLWEAGVAVDWEQFYAGQQRDRLPLPTYPFERQRYWIEPENKAQTQVSIPSPGLTPAIWNAMVQAAQSRSQQGLSEFDNPTYLHKKQQLEALCRAYIHRTVHELGAFQQPTEGYTLSQFLEKFEILPQYQQLWARCLNGLVDQGQLQQQGEQFIQLVPYSPESFQALLAQVRDLWADTPDYLQLVECCGDRYAAILTGTEDPLNLLFTGPNAETLQRVYQNSPESHYYVGIMAATLQALVKSWPSDRTLRILEVGGGTGSATMYLLKELPEDRTSYRFTDVGLLFIKQAEQKFKDYPFVEYQRLDLDQDPMTQGYTPESFDLIIASQVIHATRHLSQTLERVRTLLAPGGFLMMWEGTNPRDLSFDVAFPLLQRIEEEELRSLYAFLSLDQWQQALAKHGFVQATAAPLSQSVSEHILIAQTAGLPQSTPVSPHPSSIPMSPNSPRKTDGAILLPRNSLEEAIASVWQQYLGIASISIHNDFFELGGDSLVAVQVLSQLREQFHTELPNHTLLEAPTIAELAEFMAKLSPTPLEPQSALPSCLVNIQSGSGTQPLFLIHPAGGHVYIYRDLVRQLDENLSVYGLQARGLDGKLAPLDEIPAMAEYYLDALRQVQPKGPYRIGGASFGGIVAFEMAQQLQASGERVELLTIFDCAGPEQLPAGFEEDEVQILSYLLGVGGNLSISCDRLRQLEPEDRFRYFLAQGRDSIRLPSDFGLQELQHYLEMFKRNVRAMRRYHLRPYPGRIVFFRASDRDEISPGDPERAWLELATDGVEIYEVPGNHITMNFAPHVKAIADPLTIALQDARSL, from the coding sequence ATGGATAATCAAAATAGCTTAGACTCTAGTGTACCTGGTATTGCCATTATTGGGATGACAGGGCGCTTTCCCGGTGCCAAAACCTTGGAAGAGTTTTGGGACAATTTGCGAAATGGCGTGGAATCAATTGCGGTTTTGTCTGAGGAAGAATTACTCGCCTCCTCCCTTGCTGCTGAACAAGTCCAGCATCCGAACTATGTCAAAGCCAAGGGAGTTCTGGACGATGTGGAATGGTTTGATGCCTCGTTCTTTGGCTTGACCCCCAAAGATGCGGAAATCACCGACCCTCAGCACCGTTTTTTCCTGGAATGTGCTTGGGAAGCCTTAGAACATTCGGGGTATAATCCGGAAAATTATCCCGGTCTCATCGGCGTATATGCTGGGTCTGGCGGAGGGTTAAAGTCTTATTTGTTCAAAAATTTATACTTAAACCCTCAGATTCAAACCTGCACCAGTGAGTATCAACTCTCCATCGCCAATGAGAAAGACTTTTTGCCCTCAAAACTGTCTTACAAACTAAAGCTAACAGGTCCAAGCGTGGCCGTTCAAACCGCTTGTTCAACTTCCCTGGTGGCAGTGAGTATGGCTTGCCAAAGTTTACTGACTTATCAATGTGATATGGCTTTGGCCGGGGGCGTGGCCATGACTTTTCCCCAGAAAGAAGGGTATTTGTATCAACCGGGGATGATTCTCTCTCCCGATGGACATTGCCGCGCCTTTGATGCCAATGCCAAAGGGACGGTGAGTGGCAATGGATTGGGGATTGTTGTCTTGAAGCGACTAGAAGAGGCGATCGCCGATGGGGATTTCATTCATGCGGTGATTCGGGGGTCAGCTATTAATAATGATGGCGGGTTAAAAGTGGGTTATACTGCCCCGAGTATCGAGGGTCAGGCTGAGGCGATCGCTCAGGCCCAAGCTGTAGCAGAAGTAGACCCGGAAACGATTACCTATATCGAAGCACATGGCACCGGCACTCCCCTGGGTGACCCAATTGAAATCGCCGCCCTGACGGAAGTTTTCTCCCGGCACACGGATAAAACTGGCTTTTGTGCCGTCGGGTCGGTGAAAACCAATATCGGACATTTAGATACAGCAGCCGGGATTGCTGGTTTAATTAAAACTGTTCTCGCCCTCAAACATCAACAGATTCCTCCCTCCCTGCACTTCCAGCAACCGAATCCCCAAATCAACTTTGAAACCAGTCCTTTTTACGTCAATGCCACCCTCACGGACTGGAAAACCAATGGCACTCCCCGTCGCGCTGGGGTAAGTTCCTTCGGGATTGGGGGGACGAATGCTCATGTGATTCTGGAAGAAGCCCCAGTCAGACCTAGGCAGGACCCGGGTTCATCCGGGGTCGGGCTAACCCCTCACTTACTGCTGTTATCTGCCAAAACTCCATCAGCGCTAAATCGGGCAACGGCTAATCTAGCTGCCCATTTACGCGCCAATCCCGAGGTGAATTTAGCAGATGTGGCCTATACTCTGGCGGTGGGACGCAAGGCGTTTCCCTATCGCCGCAGGGTGGTGGCAGCAACGGTGGAAGAGGCGATCGCCCGGTTGGAAGCGGTGGATTCCCAACCCGTTATCACTCCAGTCCCGGACAAAGGCGATCGCCCGGTGGTCTTTCTGTTTTCCGGACAAGGCACACAATATATCAAAATGGCCCAGGAACTCTACCACACTCAACCCCGGTTCCAAGGCGAAATAGACCGCTGCTGCCAACTCCTCCAACCCTTGATCGGCCTAGATTTACGAGAGATTCTCTACCCCCCGGATGCCACAGTTGCCGAGGCAACGACGCAATTAAAGCAAACGGCAATCACTCAACCAGCCCTGTTTACCATTGAATATGCTTTAGCCCAATTATGGACCTCCTGGGGTATCCAACCCGTGGCGGCGATCGGTCATAGTATCGGAGAATATGTTGCCGCCTGTATTGCCGGGGTCTTTTCCCTGGAAGATGCCTTATCCCTGGTGGCGAAACGGGGACAATTGATGCAGCAAATGCCTCCTGGGTCAATGGTAGCAGTTCCTCTCCCTGAGTCCGAACTTCAACCGTTCCTCAACTCTGACTTATCCCTGGCCCTGATCAATGGACCGGGGAATTGTGTGGTATCCGGTCCCGTTGAGGCAGTCCAACGCTGCCAACAGCAACTCAGCGATCGCGCCATAGAATGTCGCACCCTGCATACCTCTCACGCTTTCCATTCCCCAATGATGGAACCCATGTTGCCCGCCTTCACCGCTGCGGTGCAACAAGTAACCCTCAATTCCCCCAAAATTCCCTACATTTCTAATGTAACCGGGACTTGGATTACCCCCTCGCAAGCGACCAATCCTGACTATTGGGCGCAACATCTGCGGCAAACGGTGCGCTTTGCTGAAGGATTAGCCACCCTGTTTAAACAATCCGATTGGGGTCTGTTAGAAGTGGGTCCCGGACGCAGTTTAACTACCTTAGCGAAACGGCATCCCAATAAAGGCAAGGATGCTTTAATTCTCTCCTCCCTGCGTCACCCCCAAGATGAACAATCGGACCTCAACCTGTTATTCACTGGATTAGGTCAGTTGTGGGAGGCGGGAGTTGCGGTAGACTGGGAACAATTTTATGCCGGACAACAGCGCGATCGCCTCCCCTTACCCACCTATCCTTTTGAACGCCAACGCTATTGGATTGAACCGGAAAACAAGGCCCAGACTCAAGTTTCCATACCTTCCCCTGGCTTGACCCCGGCTATTTGGAATGCGATGGTTCAGGCGGCGCAGAGTCGGTCTCAACAGGGTCTTTCTGAGTTTGACAACCCGACTTATTTACACAAAAAACAGCAGTTGGAGGCGTTATGTCGGGCTTATATTCACCGGACAGTCCACGAACTCGGGGCATTTCAACAGCCCACGGAAGGCTATACCCTGTCCCAATTTTTAGAGAAATTTGAGATTCTGCCTCAGTATCAACAGTTGTGGGCGCGGTGTCTCAATGGGTTGGTAGATCAGGGTCAGTTACAACAACAGGGAGAGCAGTTTATCCAGTTGGTTCCCTATTCCCCGGAGTCGTTTCAGGCACTCCTGGCACAAGTGCGAGATTTATGGGCGGATACACCAGATTACTTACAATTGGTGGAATGCTGTGGCGATCGCTATGCAGCCATTCTCACCGGAACAGAAGACCCTTTAAACCTCCTGTTTACAGGACCGAACGCTGAGACATTACAGCGGGTTTACCAAAACTCTCCCGAGTCCCATTACTATGTGGGAATCATGGCCGCTACTCTCCAAGCGTTGGTGAAATCATGGCCCAGCGATCGCACTCTGCGAATCCTGGAAGTTGGAGGGGGAACGGGTTCCGCCACCATGTACTTACTCAAGGAACTCCCGGAAGATCGCACGAGTTACAGGTTTACTGATGTCGGTTTGTTGTTTATCAAACAAGCGGAACAGAAGTTTAAGGATTATCCCTTTGTCGAGTATCAACGCCTAGATCTCGACCAGGACCCGATGACCCAGGGATATACTCCCGAGAGTTTTGATCTGATTATTGCCTCTCAGGTGATCCATGCCACCCGTCACCTCAGCCAAACCTTAGAACGGGTCCGAACCTTGTTAGCACCTGGGGGCTTTTTGATGATGTGGGAGGGAACCAATCCTCGGGACTTATCTTTTGATGTTGCCTTCCCGTTACTCCAACGGATTGAGGAAGAGGAACTGCGATCGCTGTATGCGTTTTTATCCCTGGACCAGTGGCAGCAGGCCCTCGCCAAACATGGATTTGTCCAGGCGACTGCCGCACCCCTTAGCCAATCGGTCTCAGAACATATTCTAATCGCTCAAACTGCCGGACTCCCTCAGTCCACCCCAGTCTCCCCCCATCCCTCGTCGATTCCCATGTCCCCAAATTCCCCAAGAAAGACCGATGGGGCGATTCTGCTGCCGCGCAATTCCCTGGAAGAGGCGATCGCCTCAGTTTGGCAACAGTACCTCGGGATTGCATCCATCAGTATCCACAATGATTTCTTTGAATTAGGGGGAGATTCCCTCGTTGCAGTGCAGGTCCTCAGCCAACTCCGGGAACAGTTTCACACCGAGTTACCCAACCATACCTTGCTAGAGGCTCCCACCATCGCCGAGTTAGCGGAATTTATGGCAAAACTTTCCCCGACTCCGTTAGAACCTCAATCCGCCCTTCCCTCTTGCCTGGTAAACATTCAATCCGGTAGCGGAACACAACCCTTGTTCTTAATTCATCCGGCAGGGGGTCATGTTTATATCTATCGGGATTTGGTCCGTCAACTGGATGAGAACCTGTCCGTTTATGGACTCCAAGCGCGGGGTCTCGATGGGAAATTAGCTCCTTTGGATGAGATTCCAGCAATGGCTGAATATTATTTGGATGCCTTGCGTCAGGTCCAGCCCAAGGGTCCTTATCGAATTGGGGGGGCTTCCTTTGGTGGCATTGTGGCTTTTGAAATGGCGCAACAACTTCAGGCATCCGGGGAAAGGGTGGAGTTGCTGACGATTTTTGATTGCGCCGGTCCTGAACAATTACCGGCAGGATTTGAAGAGGATGAGGTCCAAATTCTCAGTTATCTTCTGGGAGTGGGTGGCAATCTGTCTATCTCCTGCGATCGCCTCCGTCAGCTTGAACCCGAGGACCGATTTCGTTATTTCCTCGCTCAAGGGCGGGACTCTATCCGGTTGCCTTCGGACTTTGGTTTGCAGGAACTCCAGCACTATCTGGAAATGTTTAAGCGGAATGTGCGGGCGATGCGACGGTATCACCTGCGACCCTATCCCGGACGAATTGTCTTTTTCCGCGCCAGCGATCGCGATGAGATTTCCCCCGGAGATCCGGAACGCGCTTGGTTGGAGTTAGCCACAGATGGGGTGGAAATTTACGAGGTTCCCGGCAATCACATCACGATGAATTTTGCTCCCCATGTCAAGGCGATCGCCGACCCACTGACGATCGCCCTCCAGGATGCCCGGTCTCTGTAG